Proteins encoded by one window of Desulfurococcus sp.:
- a CDS encoding ABC transporter ATP-binding protein: MGVKVEMQGVSYSYESRGKPALRNISLKMEPGKCYAVLGPNASGKTTLLKIASLLYKPEQGVVLYDGVDPWRTDTALHRRRAVYVHEKPVMLKGTVRDNIALGLKLRGVSEKEADERIKAITGILGLSSLLEKNAAGLSAGQKQLVAIARAIVVDPDFLALDEAFANLDASRRMILADLIVELKNRGKTIALATHDIGVALSICDSAFYLEEGELKLEGSVDELLEKLYTPVKKGLASTLHSRVQH, translated from the coding sequence ATGGGCGTCAAAGTAGAGATGCAAGGGGTATCATACAGCTACGAGTCTAGGGGGAAGCCGGCTCTAAGAAATATAAGCTTGAAGATGGAGCCTGGAAAATGCTATGCAGTACTAGGCCCTAATGCTTCAGGTAAGACAACACTCCTCAAAATAGCATCCCTCCTATACAAGCCGGAGCAGGGGGTAGTGCTCTACGATGGAGTAGACCCTTGGAGAACTGATACCGCTCTACATAGGAGGAGAGCTGTCTACGTGCACGAGAAACCCGTGATGCTTAAGGGTACTGTACGCGATAATATAGCGTTAGGCCTCAAGTTAAGAGGGGTTAGCGAGAAGGAAGCCGATGAGAGGATTAAAGCTATCACAGGTATCCTAGGTCTCAGCAGCCTCCTAGAGAAGAATGCTGCAGGCCTTTCAGCAGGCCAGAAGCAGCTGGTCGCTATCGCGAGAGCCATTGTAGTAGACCCAGATTTCCTCGCACTCGATGAAGCCTTCGCGAACCTAGATGCTAGTAGAAGAATGATTCTAGCCGACCTCATAGTCGAGTTGAAGAATAGGGGTAAGACTATAGCTCTAGCAACACACGACATAGGGGTAGCGTTGAGTATATGTGATAGCGCATTCTACCTTGAGGAAGGAGAGTTAAAGCTGGAGGGCTCAGTCGACGAGCTCCTCGAGAAGCTGTATACTCCAGTAAAGAAGGGTTTAGCCAGCACGCTGCACAGTAGAGTACAGCATTAA
- a CDS encoding Xaa-Pro peptidase family protein: MRLEKLLEVLEARGLQDLLVTSPDNVEYYTGVESIADATLLLHVSRDGGIRLYTPLLEYYRYRSLLPESVEVYALSRSLKPSDARIAEKELKEVVKEIVESSSRIGVDGIRGPVAALTSVPLGERVVDVSEDLWRQRMIKDSEEIKAIKRAVEITIKGVRTLLDNISEGVSETELAGFFEERVRREGVKKYAFEPIIAFKPNNSYPHTLPGSLRLGRRDLILVDVGVKYNGRCSDLTRMIVHGRPSPEEKRSLEAVEEALWEAVDYIQPGVKAGEVAEVASRVLEKHGLRDKFIHGLGHGIGVVVHEPPYLREGSTTVLEPGMVFTVEPGVYFNGRYGVRMEENVVVTKKGARVLSGRLKPLLVA, from the coding sequence TTGAGGCTGGAGAAGCTATTGGAAGTCCTAGAGGCACGAGGACTCCAGGATCTCCTCGTGACGTCACCCGACAACGTGGAATACTACACGGGAGTAGAGTCAATTGCTGACGCCACACTACTACTACACGTCTCTAGAGACGGCGGGATAAGACTATACACGCCGCTACTAGAATACTATAGGTATAGGAGTCTACTACCGGAAAGCGTGGAGGTATACGCTCTATCAAGAAGCTTGAAGCCTAGTGATGCTAGAATAGCTGAGAAGGAGTTGAAGGAGGTTGTAAAAGAGATAGTTGAGTCAAGCAGCAGGATTGGAGTTGACGGAATCCGTGGCCCAGTAGCGGCTTTAACAAGTGTACCTCTAGGAGAGAGAGTAGTAGACGTCTCAGAGGATCTGTGGAGGCAGCGGATGATCAAGGATAGTGAGGAGATCAAAGCGATCAAGAGGGCGGTGGAAATAACGATCAAAGGTGTGAGAACACTACTAGACAACATTAGTGAAGGAGTCTCAGAGACAGAGCTAGCAGGCTTCTTCGAGGAGAGAGTGAGGAGAGAAGGAGTGAAGAAGTATGCTTTTGAGCCGATAATTGCATTCAAGCCGAACAACAGCTACCCGCACACCCTCCCCGGTAGTTTAAGGCTTGGTAGAAGGGATCTAATACTAGTTGACGTAGGCGTTAAATACAATGGTAGGTGTAGTGATTTAACGAGGATGATAGTGCACGGCAGGCCGAGCCCTGAGGAGAAGAGGAGTCTTGAGGCTGTTGAAGAGGCACTCTGGGAGGCAGTAGACTACATCCAGCCGGGGGTTAAAGCAGGTGAGGTAGCAGAAGTAGCATCTAGAGTACTCGAGAAGCACGGCTTACGCGATAAGTTCATTCATGGATTAGGTCACGGTATAGGTGTAGTAGTACACGAACCCCCATACCTGAGAGAAGGGAGTACTACAGTACTCGAGCCAGGAATGGTTTTTACTGTGGAGCCAGGTGTCTACTTCAATGGTAGGTACGGGGTTAGAATGGAGGAGAACGTAGTAGTCACCAAGAAGGGTGCGAGAGTATTATCGGGGAGGCTTAAGCCGTTGCTAGTAGCTTAA
- a CDS encoding plasma-membrane proton-efflux P-type ATPase, with product MESPPVTPGFMVLSACRLPGLTQSGSRWPGIYGRLMLVVTLEVLVFMSKTAAGGEKPVFDEMSVEDAVRYLQSNLEKGLSRSEVEARLKKYGFNEVPERKVNPYVRFARKFTGLTAWMLEAVIILSFLLHKYLDMYIVTALLFVNGFLGFIQEEKASRALEALKQKLRINARVLRDGVWQLVPARELVPGDVVRLRAGDFVPADVKIVEGSIEVDQSALTGESLPVSKEHSSIVYSGSIVRSGEATGIVVATGLNTYFGRTVELVQIARPKLHSEEVISQVVKWLLVMVGVALASALLVSYLIGLNLLDIAPLALVLLASSIPVALPAMFTISMALGSVELVKKGVLITRLNAIDDAAAMDTLCVDKTGTITMNKLEVADILPMEGFKREDVLLYGALASQEANNDPIDLAFLNAARSSNLPLGEYIQESFKPFDPKTKHTEAVVKGKEGAFRAVKGAISAVAALAGVDAKILYDKAAGFAAKGYRTLAVAVGGVNDPLKIAGLVALHDPPRKDAGKLIEELKNLGISVKMVTGDALPIAREVASRVGIGSRIVNIAELRELLEKNPEQASRLAEESDGFAEVYPEDKYTIVKSLQARGHIVGMTGDGVNDAPALKQAEVGIAVSTATDVAKGAASVVLTSEGLVNIVDLVKVSRVIHQRILTWILNKIVKTFQIVIFVVVAFLVFKKFIVSAFDVILLMFLVDFVTLSISTDNARWSRKPDVWNMRRIVLASVILGVLVVVESLVVLYVGLKYFGLEADYNALRTYSFTILFYFGVFTVFVVRERGHFWESKPSKTMFYAILADTVIVAAIATIGMPGVKPIPPAYTATVITLTLFFSLVVNDNVKYMLLRREGVE from the coding sequence ATGGAGTCCCCGCCTGTAACTCCAGGTTTCATGGTGCTTTCAGCCTGCCGGCTTCCCGGGCTTACTCAGAGTGGGTCTAGATGGCCGGGTATTTATGGGAGGTTGATGCTAGTAGTTACTCTAGAGGTGCTGGTGTTCATGAGTAAAACGGCTGCTGGGGGAGAGAAACCTGTCTTTGATGAGATGAGTGTGGAGGATGCTGTAAGATACCTGCAGAGTAATCTAGAGAAGGGTTTAAGTAGGAGTGAGGTTGAAGCTAGATTAAAGAAGTATGGGTTTAACGAGGTACCTGAGAGAAAAGTAAACCCGTACGTGAGGTTTGCTAGGAAGTTTACTGGGCTTACAGCATGGATGCTTGAAGCTGTAATCATCCTTTCATTCCTTCTCCACAAGTATCTCGACATGTATATTGTGACAGCCCTACTCTTCGTTAACGGCTTCCTAGGCTTTATTCAGGAGGAGAAGGCTTCTAGAGCGCTAGAGGCTTTGAAGCAGAAGCTGAGGATTAATGCTAGGGTTCTAAGAGATGGTGTATGGCAGCTTGTCCCGGCTAGAGAGCTGGTTCCAGGGGATGTAGTAAGATTGAGAGCCGGGGACTTCGTGCCAGCTGACGTTAAAATTGTGGAGGGAAGTATTGAGGTAGACCAGTCTGCTCTAACAGGGGAGTCGCTGCCTGTTTCCAAGGAGCACTCCAGCATAGTCTACTCTGGATCCATTGTTAGAAGCGGAGAGGCCACAGGGATCGTGGTGGCGACAGGCTTAAACACGTACTTTGGTAGAACCGTTGAGTTGGTCCAGATAGCAAGGCCTAAACTACACTCCGAGGAAGTTATCTCCCAGGTTGTTAAATGGCTTCTCGTAATGGTGGGGGTTGCTCTCGCCTCAGCACTATTGGTATCCTATCTGATCGGGTTAAACCTGCTTGATATAGCTCCTCTTGCACTAGTCCTTCTTGCATCCTCTATACCAGTAGCACTCCCAGCTATGTTCACTATAAGCATGGCTCTCGGCTCAGTTGAACTCGTGAAGAAAGGGGTCTTAATAACAAGACTTAACGCTATTGATGATGCTGCAGCAATGGATACACTATGTGTTGATAAAACAGGCACTATCACAATGAACAAGCTTGAAGTCGCCGACATCCTCCCAATGGAGGGCTTTAAGAGAGAAGATGTCCTGCTCTACGGGGCACTAGCATCTCAGGAGGCTAACAACGACCCCATAGACCTAGCCTTCCTGAATGCAGCTAGAAGCAGTAATCTACCTCTAGGAGAATACATTCAGGAGTCATTCAAGCCCTTCGACCCGAAAACAAAGCATACAGAAGCTGTCGTCAAAGGGAAGGAAGGAGCTTTCAGAGCAGTGAAGGGAGCGATAAGTGCTGTAGCAGCACTAGCAGGAGTCGACGCGAAGATATTGTATGATAAGGCAGCCGGGTTCGCTGCGAAAGGCTATAGAACTCTCGCTGTAGCAGTGGGAGGAGTCAACGATCCATTAAAGATAGCAGGCCTCGTAGCACTACACGATCCACCTAGAAAGGATGCAGGGAAACTCATAGAAGAATTAAAGAACCTTGGTATCTCAGTGAAAATGGTTACAGGCGATGCTCTCCCCATAGCGAGAGAAGTTGCCAGCCGGGTTGGAATAGGGAGTAGAATAGTGAATATAGCTGAGCTGAGAGAGCTACTCGAAAAGAACCCTGAGCAAGCCTCAAGGCTGGCAGAAGAGAGCGATGGATTCGCAGAGGTATACCCTGAAGACAAGTACACTATAGTTAAAAGCCTCCAGGCCAGAGGCCATATCGTCGGGATGACAGGGGATGGAGTAAACGATGCACCAGCACTCAAGCAGGCTGAAGTAGGGATAGCCGTCAGCACAGCAACTGATGTAGCTAAAGGTGCTGCAAGCGTTGTCTTAACATCCGAGGGATTAGTCAACATAGTTGACTTAGTGAAAGTAAGCCGTGTAATCCACCAGAGGATACTGACATGGATACTCAACAAGATAGTGAAGACATTCCAGATAGTGATATTCGTGGTAGTAGCCTTCCTAGTATTCAAGAAGTTCATTGTATCAGCATTCGACGTTATCCTCCTAATGTTCCTCGTAGACTTTGTAACCCTCTCGATCTCCACTGATAACGCTAGATGGTCTAGGAAGCCTGATGTATGGAATATGCGGAGGATAGTATTAGCCTCGGTGATACTAGGCGTGCTGGTAGTCGTAGAGTCACTAGTAGTACTCTACGTGGGGTTAAAGTACTTTGGGCTGGAAGCAGACTACAATGCTCTACGCACATACTCGTTCACAATACTATTCTACTTCGGCGTCTTCACAGTATTCGTGGTAAGGGAGAGAGGCCACTTCTGGGAGTCGAAGCCGAGTAAAACCATGTTCTACGCTATCCTTGCGGACACAGTTATCGTGGCAGCCATAGCTACAATAGGAATGCCTGGAGTAAAGCCTATACCTCCAGCATACACAGCCACTGTGATCACGCTGACACTATTCTTCTCACTCGTAGTCAACGATAACGTAAAGTACATGCTACTGAGAAGAGAAGGCGTGGAGTAG
- the mgtA gene encoding magnesium-translocating P-type ATPase: MKALIRRVSRSSGGGEEALARLSEYARMSIDEVLVRLGSDREGLTLEEAERRLKEYGANEVVREKPAPWYIYFLKAFINPFTGILLLIILVSYLADVLFAPPGERDWSTIIIVSAMIVVSGVILFLQEYRSIMEAEKLKAMVSTTVAVKRRDIGVKEVRVEEIVPGDIVYLTAGDMIPADIRIISSKDFFVNQAILTGESEPVEKYPELKEERKAKHLTIFDLDNICFMGTSVVSGTAVGVVVATGEHTYLGSMARKLVGLKTVTGFEKGVSEVSKLFIKFMVVMAPVVFILNFITKKNWLDALLFSLAIAVGLTPEMLPLVVTVSLAKGAVAMAKRKTIVKRLDAIQNFGAMDVLCTDKTGTLTAGRMVLVKHLNIKGEEDDRVLLYAFLNSYFQTGLKNPLDLAILEYGAERGIKGVELEKVYKKIDEIPFDFTRRRVSVVVEKSSSGGLKRELVTKGAVRETLSICSRVEYEGKVIPLTEELRKQIMDTVEKLHEDGMRVLAVARREDVPPENVFSAADEKDMILVGFLAFLDPPKDTAPIAVRTLRDHGVEVKVLTGDNEIIAGKVSAKVGIPVRKVVVGDEIEGMSDEELSKVVSEATVFARITPTQKMRIIKALRGKGHIVGFIGDGVNDAPAMREADVSISVENAVDIAKESADMILLERSLMVLKEGVVKGREAFGNIVKYITITASSNFGNVFSVLVASAFLPFLPMTPVQFLFLNLTYDLMMTLIPWDRMDEEYVRKPRRWNASNIGRFMVWFGPLSSIFDITTYTLMFFVVGPLATGGSYFTLSEPLKSKFISVFQTGWFIESLWTQTMVVNMLRTEKIPFIQSRPSKPLLTAMLVGLTLETIMPFTPLGAVFGFTPLPPLYFAIVLAPAVLAYLALAQFVKTIYIRRYGFLY; the protein is encoded by the coding sequence ATGAAGGCTTTGATAAGAAGGGTTTCAAGGAGCAGTGGTGGAGGCGAGGAGGCTCTAGCAAGACTATCAGAGTACGCGAGGATGAGCATTGATGAGGTACTAGTAAGACTGGGGAGTGATAGAGAAGGGCTTACACTTGAGGAGGCTGAGAGAAGACTTAAGGAGTATGGAGCTAACGAGGTAGTCCGCGAGAAGCCAGCTCCCTGGTACATTTACTTCCTGAAGGCTTTCATTAATCCATTCACAGGCATACTCCTCCTCATAATACTCGTATCCTATCTAGCCGACGTCCTCTTCGCCCCGCCTGGGGAAAGAGATTGGAGCACTATTATCATTGTCTCAGCGATGATTGTAGTCAGCGGAGTCATCTTATTCCTCCAAGAGTACCGTTCAATCATGGAGGCCGAGAAGCTTAAAGCTATGGTTAGCACTACTGTGGCAGTTAAGAGAAGAGATATTGGTGTAAAGGAGGTTAGAGTTGAGGAGATAGTCCCCGGGGACATAGTGTACCTTACAGCAGGAGACATGATTCCAGCTGATATAAGGATTATATCCTCCAAGGACTTCTTCGTCAACCAGGCTATCCTGACAGGTGAATCAGAGCCCGTGGAGAAGTATCCTGAGTTAAAAGAAGAGAGGAAGGCTAAGCATCTAACAATATTCGATCTCGATAACATATGCTTCATGGGAACCAGCGTAGTCAGCGGTACAGCGGTAGGTGTTGTAGTAGCAACAGGCGAGCACACATACCTCGGCTCCATGGCGAGGAAACTAGTGGGATTAAAGACTGTGACAGGATTCGAGAAGGGTGTTAGCGAAGTAAGCAAGCTCTTCATTAAATTCATGGTTGTAATGGCTCCAGTAGTCTTTATACTCAACTTTATAACAAAGAAGAACTGGCTTGACGCGCTCCTATTCTCCCTAGCTATAGCTGTCGGGCTAACACCCGAGATGCTTCCACTCGTAGTCACAGTCAGCCTAGCTAAAGGCGCTGTAGCAATGGCTAAACGTAAAACCATTGTGAAGAGGCTTGACGCAATCCAGAACTTTGGAGCAATGGATGTTCTCTGCACTGATAAAACTGGTACTCTAACAGCAGGTAGAATGGTTCTAGTAAAACACTTGAATATTAAAGGAGAGGAGGATGACAGAGTACTATTATACGCCTTCCTTAACAGCTACTTCCAGACAGGCTTGAAGAACCCGCTCGACCTGGCAATCCTAGAGTACGGTGCTGAGAGAGGAATAAAAGGAGTGGAATTAGAAAAAGTGTACAAGAAGATTGACGAGATACCATTCGACTTCACTAGGAGGAGGGTCTCTGTTGTAGTAGAGAAGAGTAGTAGCGGTGGCTTGAAGAGAGAGCTTGTAACCAAGGGTGCGGTAAGAGAAACTCTCTCTATATGTAGCCGCGTCGAGTACGAGGGGAAGGTTATCCCGTTAACCGAGGAGTTGAGGAAGCAGATAATGGATACCGTGGAGAAGCTACATGAGGATGGAATGAGAGTGCTAGCTGTAGCTAGGAGAGAAGATGTACCCCCGGAAAACGTGTTCAGTGCAGCTGACGAGAAGGATATGATACTAGTTGGATTCCTCGCGTTCCTAGACCCCCCGAAGGATACCGCTCCTATTGCAGTTAGAACTCTAAGAGATCACGGTGTAGAAGTAAAGGTTCTCACAGGGGACAACGAGATAATAGCAGGTAAGGTTTCAGCAAAGGTTGGAATACCTGTGAGGAAGGTTGTTGTAGGCGATGAAATAGAAGGCATGAGTGATGAAGAGCTGAGTAAAGTAGTAAGCGAGGCTACAGTCTTCGCTAGAATAACGCCTACACAGAAGATGAGGATAATTAAAGCGCTACGAGGGAAGGGGCATATAGTGGGATTCATAGGGGACGGAGTGAATGATGCTCCAGCCATGAGGGAGGCTGATGTATCTATCTCAGTGGAAAACGCTGTCGACATAGCTAAGGAGTCAGCTGACATGATACTCTTAGAGAGAAGCTTAATGGTGCTGAAAGAAGGAGTAGTTAAGGGGCGTGAAGCATTCGGCAACATCGTGAAGTATATTACTATCACTGCTAGCTCTAACTTCGGCAATGTATTCTCAGTCCTCGTAGCCAGCGCCTTCCTACCATTCCTCCCAATGACTCCAGTACAATTCCTCTTCCTCAACTTAACCTACGATCTCATGATGACACTGATACCCTGGGATAGAATGGATGAAGAATACGTTAGAAAGCCGAGGAGATGGAATGCCTCGAATATAGGGCGATTCATGGTTTGGTTTGGGCCTTTAAGCTCGATCTTCGATATAACAACCTATACTTTAATGTTCTTCGTGGTAGGCCCACTGGCTACCGGGGGGTCCTATTTTACTCTAAGCGAGCCCTTAAAGTCGAAGTTCATCTCAGTCTTCCAGACAGGTTGGTTTATAGAAAGCCTGTGGACACAGACCATGGTTGTAAACATGCTGAGAACTGAGAAGATACCGTTTATCCAGAGCAGGCCTTCGAAGCCACTACTCACTGCTATGCTAGTAGGCTTAACACTTGAAACAATCATGCCGTTCACCCCGCTTGGAGCAGTATTCGGCTTTACTCCTCTACCACCATTATACTTCGCGATAGTGCTAGCTCCAGCTGTACTAGCATACCTAGCCTTAGCACAGTTCGTAAAAACTATATATATAAGGAGGTATGGCTTCCTCTACTAG
- a CDS encoding ABC transporter permease, with translation MESILEPPLIVFFRSLWVSGLATLLAVSWSIPLAYILAVSKREKPVVYVMDALVGVPTVLIGLLLYFLLSRRGPLGFLNLLYTPWAIVIGQSVLVTPLLVAVSYRILTAGVSSYMELALSLGATSRQAALIVFRESLSGLLSGVVMAFSKAIGELGVALVVGGNIKGSTRVISTSIALATSLGEYEYAVLLGLSLTLIIIGLSMIRVLVDAKWASK, from the coding sequence ATGGAGTCTATTCTAGAGCCTCCTCTCATAGTATTTTTTAGAAGCCTATGGGTCTCAGGTCTTGCCACCCTCCTAGCGGTTTCATGGAGTATACCTTTAGCCTATATTCTAGCGGTATCAAAGCGTGAGAAGCCAGTTGTATACGTGATGGATGCTCTTGTCGGAGTACCCACAGTCCTCATAGGCCTCCTACTCTACTTCCTGCTGAGTAGAAGGGGGCCTCTAGGATTCCTCAACCTCCTCTACACGCCGTGGGCTATAGTGATAGGGCAGTCAGTGCTGGTGACTCCTCTTCTAGTCGCGGTATCCTATCGTATACTTACCGCTGGAGTCTCAAGCTACATGGAGCTTGCGTTAAGCCTTGGCGCTACGAGTAGACAGGCTGCTCTCATAGTATTCAGGGAGTCTCTCTCAGGCCTTCTATCAGGTGTAGTGATGGCTTTCTCTAAGGCTATCGGAGAGCTTGGGGTCGCGCTAGTCGTAGGAGGCAACATTAAGGGGTCTACCAGGGTGATCTCGACATCCATAGCGCTAGCTACATCGCTAGGTGAGTACGAGTATGCCGTACTCCTAGGTTTATCTCTAACACTCATTATAATCGGGCTCTCAATGATCAGGGTGCTGGTGGATGCTAAATGGGCGTCAAAGTAG
- a CDS encoding substrate-binding domain-containing protein, which produces MDTRTKLLVAVAVVAIAVVAGVAYYKLTAGSEPLHIRATTTTSLYQTGLLDALAGEFRKINPNVVIDFIPVGTGEALKRAAGGDACLVLVHAPSLERTYMSDGVIEYQKIFAYNYFIIVGPSSDPAGVGSAKSAIEAFQKIYAAGEAGKALFISRGDNSGTHVKELELWRKAGLNPEGKQWYIEAGQGMGQTLVMSDERGAYTLSDIGTYLKYKKEGRIPSIKELFSGDENLINIYSAYLVSSCGGRERDMAKAFIDFIAGSKGQELIRSFGVQEYGGSLFYPASDKLAELAATWQKIAEGG; this is translated from the coding sequence GTGGACACCCGGACTAAACTGCTTGTAGCAGTAGCAGTCGTAGCTATCGCGGTGGTAGCAGGTGTAGCATACTATAAGTTGACTGCGGGGAGCGAGCCACTCCACATTAGAGCTACTACTACAACAAGCCTCTACCAGACAGGCCTCCTCGACGCTCTCGCAGGCGAATTCCGTAAGATAAATCCCAATGTTGTAATAGATTTCATTCCAGTGGGGACTGGGGAGGCATTGAAGAGAGCGGCTGGCGGGGATGCCTGCCTCGTCCTAGTGCATGCTCCAAGCCTTGAGCGAACATATATGAGCGACGGGGTAATCGAGTACCAGAAGATATTCGCCTACAACTACTTCATAATAGTAGGGCCCTCCAGCGATCCAGCAGGTGTGGGAAGCGCTAAGAGCGCTATTGAAGCATTCCAGAAGATATATGCAGCCGGCGAGGCAGGGAAAGCTTTGTTCATTAGCCGCGGAGACAACTCGGGGACGCATGTGAAGGAGCTAGAGTTGTGGAGGAAAGCTGGATTAAACCCTGAGGGCAAGCAATGGTATATCGAGGCTGGTCAGGGAATGGGTCAGACCCTTGTGATGTCAGATGAGAGAGGAGCCTATACTCTCAGCGATATTGGAACCTACCTCAAGTATAAGAAGGAGGGGAGGATACCCAGCATAAAGGAATTATTCAGCGGGGATGAAAACCTCATAAACATCTACAGTGCATACCTTGTCTCAAGCTGCGGGGGTAGGGAGAGAGATATGGCAAAGGCTTTCATAGACTTCATAGCGGGTAGTAAAGGACAGGAGCTAATAAGAAGTTTCGGTGTCCAGGAGTACGGGGGCAGCTTATTCTACCCTGCATCAGATAAGCTTGCTGAGCTAGCTGCAACTTGGCAAAAAATAGCTGAAGGCGGCTGA
- a CDS encoding LysR family transcriptional regulator, whose protein sequence is MLAGLEPRVKLSLYYKGVEVADRELAEILYLVKETGSMLSASRILGIPYSRVWERIARAEKQLEVQLVEAWRGGRERGGARLTKAGLELLRRYESAYHRLLGAAPFTELAGVRGRLEGWIAASSHDLLLSHIIAWLREKGLVIEAYWVGSTAGLYSVLMGEAHLAGLHLYDKRSREYNKPFYESLGLKPIAVLVKGYLRSIGFASRRPLSRDEAIEKLLSGELRLVNRQKGSGTRALLDNLIEEEALRRGIPLQEAIAGIKGYEREVKTHLEVAEEVANGSADIGVVIEQAARAYGLEYTPIWLEHYDFIVARSFLEKEAGRQFIEALKKQAPVIAGRLHGYTISEDIGEIIAG, encoded by the coding sequence TTGCTTGCAGGCTTAGAGCCCAGGGTTAAGCTCTCACTCTACTATAAGGGGGTTGAAGTCGCCGACAGGGAGCTAGCGGAGATACTCTACCTTGTCAAGGAGACAGGCTCAATGCTTTCAGCTAGCAGGATACTAGGGATACCTTACTCGCGTGTATGGGAGAGGATCGCCCGAGCGGAAAAACAGCTGGAAGTCCAGCTGGTTGAAGCCTGGCGTGGTGGAAGGGAGAGAGGCGGCGCCCGTCTCACCAAGGCTGGATTAGAGCTACTGAGGAGGTATGAGTCAGCATATCATAGGCTTCTCGGTGCAGCCCCCTTCACTGAGCTTGCAGGTGTACGAGGGCGGCTTGAAGGCTGGATAGCTGCTTCAAGCCACGACCTGCTTCTAAGCCATATTATCGCTTGGCTTAGAGAGAAGGGTTTAGTGATCGAAGCCTACTGGGTTGGATCCACAGCTGGATTATACTCTGTGCTCATGGGTGAAGCCCACTTAGCCGGCTTGCACTTATACGATAAGAGGAGCAGGGAATACAATAAGCCCTTCTACGAATCCCTGGGCTTGAAGCCTATTGCAGTCCTCGTGAAAGGATACCTGAGGAGTATAGGCTTTGCTTCGAGGAGACCATTGAGTAGAGATGAAGCTATCGAGAAGCTACTCAGCGGGGAGCTGAGACTCGTGAACAGGCAGAAAGGCTCCGGCACTAGAGCTCTACTCGACAACCTGATAGAAGAAGAAGCTTTGAGAAGAGGTATACCACTACAGGAGGCTATAGCAGGGATTAAAGGCTACGAGAGAGAAGTTAAAACTCATCTAGAGGTCGCCGAGGAAGTAGCTAACGGTAGCGCTGACATCGGAGTAGTCATAGAGCAGGCTGCCCGAGCCTACGGCTTAGAGTACACTCCAATATGGCTAGAGCACTACGATTTCATAGTAGCTAGAAGCTTCCTTGAAAAAGAAGCCGGCAGACAGTTCATTGAAGCCTTAAAGAAGCAGGCACCAGTTATAGCTGGAAGACTCCACGGCTACACTATAAGCGAGGACATCGGGGAGATTATAGCTGGCTAA
- a CDS encoding inositol-1-monophosphatase translates to MSIAEASRRVAGELRRMLLEYYGEAYYSTVIGEGVSGDETRRIDIAAEEYAVDLFRGSGLNLWVVSEERGVYRLREKPDYIILLDPLDGSLNYAMQIPFSSISIVAYNASETIPLIHEAVYGIVQSVFSDVRVEYVDGKALLNGRVFEKRVERRRIPVVSAYLNNTGELEALRRALADPAGGLKLRIMGSASLEASLSSLGLIDYFVSLTGRLRNIDVALAIALAVKLDSGILVYPPLEELRVDDVKVIRKLIIGPREGMPLSLGEGFQGGQLSY, encoded by the coding sequence ATGAGTATAGCTGAAGCCTCTAGGAGAGTTGCAGGAGAGTTAAGGAGGATGCTACTAGAGTACTATGGTGAAGCCTACTACAGCACGGTGATTGGTGAGGGAGTCTCAGGTGACGAGACAAGACGCATAGATATTGCTGCCGAGGAGTATGCTGTCGACTTATTCAGAGGGTCAGGGTTAAACCTGTGGGTGGTTAGCGAGGAGAGAGGAGTGTACAGGCTGAGAGAGAAGCCAGACTACATTATTCTTCTAGACCCCTTGGATGGAAGCCTCAACTATGCTATGCAGATACCCTTCTCAAGTATATCCATAGTAGCCTATAACGCAAGTGAAACTATACCATTAATCCATGAAGCCGTCTACGGTATAGTCCAGAGTGTTTTCAGCGATGTAAGAGTAGAGTATGTTGATGGAAAAGCACTCCTTAATGGAAGAGTCTTCGAGAAGCGGGTCGAAAGGAGAAGGATTCCAGTAGTCTCAGCCTACCTTAATAACACCGGGGAGCTAGAAGCTCTCCGTAGAGCTCTAGCCGATCCTGCCGGAGGCTTAAAGCTGAGGATTATGGGTTCAGCATCCCTTGAAGCCTCACTATCTTCTCTCGGTTTAATTGACTACTTTGTATCGCTGACAGGCCGCTTAAGAAACATTGATGTCGCGCTAGCTATAGCCCTTGCCGTTAAGCTAGATAGTGGGATCCTAGTGTATCCGCCGCTAGAGGAGTTAAGAGTAGATGATGTTAAAGTTATTAGAAAGCTTATAATAGGCCCTAGGGAGGGCATGCCTTTAAGCCTTGGTGAAGGGTTTCAGGGCGGGCAGTTAAGCTACTAG